One genomic window of Eptesicus fuscus isolate TK198812 chromosome 6, DD_ASM_mEF_20220401, whole genome shotgun sequence includes the following:
- the MGST2 gene encoding microsomal glutathione S-transferase 2 isoform X2: MITLWMAGWYFNQVFATCLGLVYMYARHQYFWGYSEAAKKRILGFRLSLGALALLAVLAVLGIANSFLDEYLDVDIAKKLRHF; the protein is encoded by the exons ATGATTACACTGTGGATGGCCGGATGGTATTTCAACCAAG tTTTCGCTACTTGTCTGGGTCTGGTGTACATGTATGCCCGTCACCAGTATTTCTGGGGATATTCGGAAGCTGCTAAAAAAAG GATCCTTGGTTTCCGGTTGAGTCTGGGGGCTTTGGCCTTGTTGGCTGTCCTAGCAGTTCTCGGGATTGCAAACAGCTTTCTGGATGAATACCTGGACGTTGATATTGCCAAGAAACTGAGGCACTTCTAA